Within the Zea mays cultivar B73 chromosome 10, Zm-B73-REFERENCE-NAM-5.0, whole genome shotgun sequence genome, the region GGAGAACAATATAAAGTACTCAAACCGAGAAAAAAATAGACATTTCATTAAAAGATGATTTTTATCTATATCTGCACACACAGGATTGGGTTCTGATCCTATCCCACAAACAGATATCTTGCATCTATCTGATTCTTTGAATTTCACACCAATAATACAATACATATCCTAATGTCAGCAATGAGGATAAAAATGTTACTTTCAAGCACGGGCTGTGCGGCTATGCAAATCAAGAGGCTACAGGAAAATCACACTGCTAAGTAGCCTAGATTAAACTTAAATGACTGAACTGCTTGCAAGGATATGGACATAATTATCACATTTTCACCAGGTTCAATAGAAAACCACATAACAATATTGAAGTTTGAATTTACTTTCTTATAATACCAATGTTCCAGTATTACAAGGCAGCATTAGAAACTTGAAACATGCAATTGCATAGAATCAGTAGATAGTTATTTGATATTCCATCAGGCTAATTGACCAGTACTGAAAGTATAAATCTAAATTCATATGAAGTATGAACAGATCATGCATGTACACCGTATAATTCAGAGAGACATACACACTAATACTGCTGTTTGCTGATGCCTGCTGAGAGGGAGGCCCAGTCGGACGGGAAACTAAAACCTTCAAAACTTTCCCATAATGACCAAAGTACTCCCTACGCTCAAGTACCTAAACAAGAAATAATAGTAGAGTTGATATGAGAAGTAAAATTTAAACATATCACACGACTTGGACAAAAGTGGATGTGAACTCACGCTCTCATTGCATAAATGCGCAGGTAGCCCAATTATGTACACCAGATTTCTCTGGATAACCCTGATAGTAGCAAGATGCTTCTTAGATTCTACGGTTgatgttgttgttgctgttggtGCTGCCTTTGGCTTAACCCTTTGGGCCTTTTGCTTCTTCTCCGCATTTTTATCTGCCACTGTCCTGCTTCCATCACCAATGTAAAAGGTAAGTTTGAGACCTAGTGGCAAGGTCAACTTTCACAGATGGTTCCAATTATCTGAGACAGAGAGACCTACCTCTTCCTATTTCCCATGATATATAAAAGGGTAATCACTTGCAAATGTTGTAGTTTGCTTAAGTGAAAAAAATTGATTGGTAAGGAGAGAAGCATCAGGACGGACCTGTCACAAGTGGCGGCCATCTTGACGATCATATCCTTGTCATAACGTGTGTGGCAGGCAGGGCAGCGGCCCTTTGTTTCCTCCTTCTCAGCCATGTCTATGATGTGGTGCCAGTACGAAACACAAATCTGAGTTAAGTAGCAGTTATTTGATGATGGCGCACAGTGCATGCAAGGCAGGCTGCAATCTAATTGATCTGATCTGATAATGATTAGATAGGAGGAAGATCAAACTCGCAGGGCAAGTCATCTGACCAGCAGACTATGACCAGCAGGAAGAGGACAATGAACAAGAAGTCAAAGACAGTAGAATCTTCCCAACCAAATGTTGGAAAGGATAAAGAAGAGCTCAATGAAGAGAGTACCAAATGGCAATGTTCCCGCACCGAGCACATCTAGAGACAATTCCACAATTCCTGCTCAcattatgtgcccgtgcgttgctacgagagTTAAAAATTAGTGCTACCAAGAAAGCTTGATTGCTTAGAGTGCATGTAAAAGGATCAATTGTCATATTATCTGTGAGAGGTGATGGCTTCTTCTATACTCCTGAATCCTGATTATAGTGCTGAGACTATGCCCGTCTTACACTGCTTTAACTACAGCTCTATGAGCTTTCTTGTGTCACTTCAACAGGTTACATTATTGCATGGCCGACCAGCTAGCTTGAAAAAGAAGTGCACGTAAACTTGTTAAGCATGTGCGCCTAAAGATAATAATATATTGGATATTTATAAACACCTTAGGCTAAACACCAAATAAATTCATACATCATTGAGTCAAAATAAAGTATGAACCCCATTCAATCCATTGAAACACCATGTCTTTATATTTATAGTAGTTGCAACAAAACTAATGTGTATGATTTCATGAACATCACAAGTGCCCATATGAATGTAGAAAGGTACATCACCAAAGCAGCCTGAGCCAGCAACCAAAATTTTATTAAGGTGTTTCCTAAGTTGCAATTTATTTTGTTACCTGAGCAATAACAACATATCAAGCAAGTCCCCATGCGACTTTCTTCACTGCTAATGCAGATGGACCACAAGGGATGCTAACAATAGTCCTGGAGAATATCAGTACCTATAGAAACATCAGAAACAAAACATCAATTAGATTAGTTGACACATGCATAATTAGAGTATGAACGAACCACTTTGCGAAGCGTGCCCCTGCTTATAGTACTCAGCACACCTTGAAGTCGAACCATCAAGACCTTGGCACCATGATTCATTGATGGGTCCAGGCAATGGAACTAAACCCTGATTCATGAAACCAAAGCAATCATAAATATAAAATACTCGGTCCCTCATAGCTATTGGTGAATTGACATGAGACATGCAGGTAGCGACAACATATTTATCACACTCAAGCAGATAGTTTCAAGTATTGTTGATTCAGAGTTGGATAACAAGGAGAGACACATGGCAATAATCCTAGCTATGTTCATTGAAAATGGTTATCGTTTGCCCTTTGTAGGACACCAGATAAATAAAGGTCACAATTGTAGAGACACTCTAGGTGTAATTGTTTAGATTCAGTGAAACCTGTGTCCAATGGTGCTGACTAAATCAATCCCGCACTGGTAGATTT harbors:
- the LOC100501174 gene encoding uncharacterized protein LOC100501174 — protein: MGTCLICCYCSDMAEKEETKGRCPACHTRYDKDMIVKMAATCDRTVADKNAEKKQKAQRVKPKAAPTATTTSTVESKKHLATIRVIQRNLVYIIGLPAHLCNESVLERREYFGHYGKVLKVLVSRPTGPPSQQASANSSISVRYTWSVRIICASTRTVTTILHQVDVHTSQI